In Treponema vincentii, a single window of DNA contains:
- a CDS encoding AAA family ATPase yields MLLEFKTANYKSFKEELTFSLIPAQKQKGLDYSIAREKINKKVYKGLSSAVIYGANAAGKTNIIGAMDTFKSIIIRGNIRNDEDAKGVNIAAKSLELIPNNTLIKVQPVSFSIKFIEASMLIEYAFSLDLGFFLDKNYKRKILQETLKINENLVFKRSNELQIDNLDIIKDYLTEAFKANQQGAIALAQGSLNDEELFLTNGFKTIFSVKLSALILNWLSSKFIVVYHSNLLRVVGTLTDPQKNSFYVEETINEAAKLFGITANALGYVNDEETHKVQLCSLVKDKQETAILPAEIFESYGTIRFVNIFPLIMKVLLEGGILIADEFDASIHPMAVMNIITIFHNDEINKHHAQLVFNTHNPIFLNANLFRRDEIKFVERDHDTHCSMHYSLSDFGTAGENGVRKNEDYMKNYFIDRYGALDNIDFSSCITKFIKKQNERNLK; encoded by the coding sequence ATGCTGCTTGAATTTAAAACGGCAAACTATAAGTCTTTTAAGGAAGAATTAACTTTTTCGCTTATACCTGCCCAAAAGCAAAAAGGTTTGGATTATAGTATTGCTCGGGAAAAAATTAATAAAAAAGTTTATAAAGGATTAAGCTCGGCTGTTATCTATGGTGCAAATGCTGCAGGTAAAACGAACATTATTGGTGCGATGGATACTTTTAAAAGTATTATTATAAGAGGAAATATCCGTAATGATGAAGATGCTAAAGGGGTAAATATTGCGGCTAAATCTTTGGAGCTCATCCCGAATAATACTCTTATAAAAGTTCAACCGGTCAGCTTCAGTATTAAATTTATAGAGGCAAGTATGCTTATTGAGTATGCTTTTTCTCTTGATTTAGGCTTTTTTTTAGATAAAAATTATAAGCGTAAAATTCTGCAAGAAACTCTTAAAATTAATGAGAATTTAGTATTTAAAAGAAGCAACGAATTACAAATTGATAATTTAGATATTATTAAAGATTATCTTACAGAAGCTTTTAAAGCGAATCAACAAGGAGCAATTGCACTTGCACAAGGTAGCTTAAATGATGAAGAATTATTTTTGACAAATGGATTTAAAACAATCTTTAGCGTAAAGCTTTCTGCATTAATTCTAAACTGGCTAAGCAGTAAATTTATTGTTGTCTATCATTCTAATTTGTTGCGTGTAGTGGGTACGCTAACCGATCCACAAAAGAACTCCTTTTATGTAGAAGAAACTATAAATGAGGCAGCTAAATTGTTCGGTATTACTGCAAACGCACTTGGCTATGTAAATGACGAAGAAACTCACAAAGTACAATTATGTTCACTCGTAAAAGATAAACAAGAAACAGCTATTCTACCGGCCGAGATATTTGAATCATACGGTACTATCCGATTTGTTAATATATTCCCGCTCATTATGAAGGTTCTTTTAGAAGGAGGCATATTAATTGCAGATGAATTTGATGCCTCAATTCATCCTATGGCGGTAATGAATATTATTACGATTTTCCATAATGACGAAATAAATAAACACCATGCTCAGCTTGTATTCAATACGCATAATCCTATCTTTTTAAACGCAAATCTATTTCGACGTGACGAAATTAAATTTGTAGAACGAGATCATGACACTCATTGCAGTATGCACTATTCATTATCCGATTTTGGAACGGCTGGGGAAAACGGTGTCCGAAAAAACGAAGACTACATGAAAAATTACTTTATAGACCGCTATGGTGCACTTGATAATATTGATTTTAGTTCATGTATTACTAAGTTTATAAAGAAACAAAATGAGAGAAACCTCAAATGA
- a CDS encoding RloB family protein, with amino-acid sequence MKAMTKKYYFSVEGKTEKWYLDWLQNAINTANTATYKVVFDSKVEKNPLARVKAITIISKTEIVHICDKESNDEDHVKAFQTTLESMKKAQKQGKHITYKLGYSNFTFELWMILHKQDCNTCFDNRKQYLQVINKAYHKSFNSLDEYKREDNFKQLLMQLDLSDVNNAISRAHTIMQNNKQNECVLQRYAGFTFYKNNPSTSLGEYISRILTECGYNLKRSR; translated from the coding sequence ATGAAAGCAATGACAAAGAAATATTATTTTTCTGTAGAAGGCAAAACGGAAAAATGGTATTTGGATTGGTTACAAAATGCCATTAATACTGCAAATACGGCAACATACAAAGTAGTGTTCGATTCAAAAGTTGAAAAAAATCCTCTGGCACGAGTAAAGGCAATTACCATAATAAGTAAAACCGAAATTGTGCATATATGTGATAAAGAGAGTAACGACGAAGATCATGTAAAGGCATTTCAGACTACATTAGAATCCATGAAAAAAGCTCAAAAACAAGGAAAGCATATTACCTACAAACTTGGGTATAGCAACTTTACCTTTGAACTATGGATGATATTACATAAACAGGATTGCAATACTTGTTTTGATAATCGAAAGCAATACTTGCAGGTTATTAATAAGGCTTATCATAAAAGTTTTAACAGTTTGGATGAATATAAGAGAGAAGATAATTTTAAACAACTTTTGATGCAGCTCGATTTAAGTGATGTGAATAATGCAATCAGTCGGGCTCATACAATTATGCAAAATAACAAGCAAAATGAGTGTGTCTTACAACGTTATGCCGGCTTTACTTTCTATAAAAACAATCCGTCTACTTCGCTTGGAGAATACATAAGTCGAATATTAACGGAATGCGGATATAATCTAAAACGGAGTCGGTAA
- a CDS encoding helix-hairpin-helix domain-containing protein gives MELTQEFIDGLVVNEIDIMKKVAEELNIRMQQVSAVITLVNEGCTIPFISRYRKEMHGSLDEVQVRDSDKLFKSYVNLETRRLEIVRGVFAAGKLTELLYDNIMKASTLAELEDIWAPFKKKKKTRGMLAVERGLQGLADLMKELEEAELVKRAQDFVKTDCEDETLNVPTVEDALAGASDIIAEETAQDTENRKAVHDFFMATGLFEVKGIGDEEAQKTSVYQMYWEYSEALNQIKPHRVLAINRGEREGVLEVKINVDVDEAVARVQSRSVQHNKYHSEAIADGIVRLLSPAVLREIRSNLGEDADTHGITIFSENLKHLLMTQPIKGTRVLGVDPGIRTGTKCAALDETGKYLGSFVIYQHKAEEAKAALLKAVKDYKVQLIAVGNGTGSHEVQEIVSDVIKTHCPEVLFTVVDEDGASVYSAGDVAREEFPDLDLTIRGAISIGRRLQDPLAELVKIDPKSIGVGLYQHDLNQKKLSEELDAVVGSVVNNVGVNLNTASASLLKYVSGITSGLAKKIVSYREKTGIFTDREQLHNVSGLGPRAFEQCAGFLKIPESANPLDNSWVHPENYPAAEVIYQIVRKNEPVTKEVRTELQEKYQLGEQTVSDIIEELKKPNRDPREDCPKPIMQQGVLLFEDLKLGMTVKGKIKNVVDFGAFVDLGIKETALLHISEMSDSFVSDPLEAVKVGDIVECRIIALDEARRRISLSRKSESGVQGKLTAKQKAEVKKITVKTKDGKTVAVKTSSGKPAVQGEKHLSHRGERQPAVRSERRVAEARPRKDDDGTKYNPFAAYFNKK, from the coding sequence ATGGAATTAACGCAAGAGTTTATTGACGGTCTTGTAGTGAACGAGATCGACATTATGAAAAAGGTTGCGGAAGAGCTGAATATCAGGATGCAGCAGGTTTCCGCAGTTATCACATTGGTCAACGAAGGATGTACAATCCCTTTTATTTCACGGTATCGTAAAGAAATGCACGGTTCGCTCGATGAGGTTCAAGTTCGGGATTCCGATAAATTGTTTAAATCCTACGTCAACTTGGAAACGCGACGGCTTGAGATTGTACGGGGTGTATTTGCAGCAGGCAAGCTGACCGAGCTGCTCTATGATAACATTATGAAAGCATCAACGCTGGCAGAGCTTGAAGATATTTGGGCGCCCTTTAAAAAGAAGAAAAAGACACGCGGTATGCTGGCTGTTGAACGCGGCTTGCAGGGCTTAGCGGATTTAATGAAAGAATTGGAAGAAGCGGAGCTTGTAAAACGGGCGCAGGACTTTGTTAAAACCGATTGTGAAGACGAAACACTCAATGTGCCGACGGTAGAGGATGCGCTTGCGGGAGCTTCCGATATTATCGCCGAAGAAACGGCACAGGATACGGAAAACCGGAAAGCGGTACATGACTTCTTTATGGCAACCGGTCTTTTTGAAGTGAAGGGTATCGGGGATGAAGAAGCGCAGAAAACCTCTGTGTATCAGATGTACTGGGAGTATTCCGAAGCGCTGAACCAGATTAAACCGCACCGGGTGCTTGCCATCAACCGCGGAGAGCGTGAAGGTGTTTTGGAAGTAAAAATCAATGTTGATGTAGACGAAGCGGTTGCACGGGTACAGAGCCGTTCGGTACAGCACAACAAATACCACAGTGAAGCGATTGCAGACGGCATTGTCCGGCTGCTCAGCCCTGCGGTACTGCGCGAAATCCGCAGCAACTTAGGCGAAGACGCCGACACCCACGGCATTACTATTTTTAGCGAAAACTTAAAACATCTTTTGATGACGCAGCCGATTAAGGGAACCCGCGTACTTGGCGTAGACCCCGGTATTAGAACCGGCACCAAATGCGCGGCCTTAGACGAAACCGGCAAGTACCTCGGCTCTTTTGTTATTTATCAGCATAAGGCAGAGGAAGCAAAAGCAGCGCTGCTCAAGGCGGTAAAAGACTATAAGGTACAGCTCATCGCAGTGGGCAACGGGACAGGCTCTCACGAGGTGCAGGAAATCGTCTCCGATGTGATTAAAACACATTGCCCCGAGGTGCTGTTTACGGTAGTTGATGAGGACGGAGCCTCCGTGTACTCCGCAGGAGATGTTGCCCGCGAGGAATTCCCCGACTTGGATCTGACCATCCGCGGTGCTATCTCCATCGGGCGGCGCTTACAGGATCCCCTTGCCGAACTCGTTAAAATCGATCCCAAGTCTATCGGTGTCGGACTCTATCAGCATGACTTAAACCAGAAAAAACTTTCAGAAGAGCTGGATGCGGTTGTCGGTTCGGTAGTAAACAACGTCGGCGTCAATTTGAACACCGCAAGCGCCTCGCTGCTCAAATACGTATCCGGTATTACGAGCGGATTGGCGAAAAAGATTGTGAGTTACCGCGAAAAAACCGGCATCTTTACCGACCGGGAGCAGCTTCATAATGTCAGCGGTTTAGGCCCCAGGGCCTTTGAACAATGCGCAGGTTTTTTAAAGATACCGGAGAGCGCCAATCCGCTGGATAACTCGTGGGTACACCCCGAAAACTATCCTGCAGCGGAGGTTATCTATCAGATTGTACGTAAAAATGAACCGGTAACCAAAGAGGTACGCACGGAGCTACAGGAAAAATATCAGCTCGGCGAGCAAACAGTCAGCGACATTATCGAAGAACTGAAAAAACCGAACCGCGACCCTCGTGAGGACTGCCCCAAGCCGATTATGCAGCAGGGCGTTCTCTTGTTTGAAGATCTTAAACTCGGCATGACCGTTAAGGGCAAGATCAAAAACGTTGTGGACTTCGGCGCCTTTGTTGACCTCGGTATTAAGGAAACCGCCCTGCTGCACATCTCCGAGATGAGCGACAGCTTTGTTTCCGATCCGCTTGAGGCGGTAAAGGTCGGCGATATTGTGGAATGCCGGATTATTGCACTCGACGAAGCACGCCGCCGTATCTCACTCAGCCGGAAAAGCGAAAGCGGGGTACAGGGGAAGCTGACCGCAAAGCAAAAGGCGGAAGTCAAAAAGATTACCGTAAAAACCAAAGACGGTAAAACCGTTGCGGTAAAGACTAGCAGCGGAAAACCTGCCGTGCAGGGAGAAAAACACCTGAGTCACCGCGGAGAGCGGCAGCCGGCAGTCCGGTCAGAGCGGCGTGTCGCAGAAGCCCGACCACGGAAGGATGATGACGGTACAAAGTACAATCCCTTTGCGGCATATTTTAATAAGAAGTAA
- a CDS encoding vancomycin high temperature exclusion protein — translation MPKRKALLKTTLIICSALVFVALWINYDMVRFAKPYIKNADDASLMEADCILVLGARVLKNGYPSHILEDRIITGIDLYRAGISPALLMSGDHGTKAYDEVKAMKQYAVARTVPADCVFMDHAGFSTYDSCYRARDIFCAKKVVIVTQRYHLYRAVYIARCLGLDAYGVASDRRFIYGKNSRHLREFFARIKAVGAVFIKVRPRYLGEPIPIQTSPGSVTDG, via the coding sequence ATGCCGAAACGTAAAGCACTTTTAAAAACGACACTTATTATATGCAGTGCACTCGTTTTTGTTGCTCTTTGGATCAATTACGATATGGTACGGTTTGCAAAGCCGTATATCAAAAATGCGGATGATGCGAGCCTTATGGAAGCGGATTGCATTTTGGTATTGGGCGCCCGTGTTTTAAAAAACGGGTATCCGAGCCATATCTTAGAAGATAGAATTATAACCGGTATCGATTTGTACCGTGCCGGTATTTCTCCGGCGTTACTGATGAGCGGCGACCATGGTACAAAAGCCTACGATGAAGTAAAGGCGATGAAGCAGTATGCTGTAGCACGAACTGTTCCAGCAGATTGCGTGTTTATGGATCACGCGGGATTTTCCACTTATGATAGCTGCTATCGAGCGCGGGATATTTTTTGTGCAAAAAAGGTTGTGATCGTAACGCAGCGGTATCATTTATATCGAGCTGTGTATATTGCACGCTGTTTGGGGCTTGACGCTTACGGAGTTGCAAGCGATCGGCGGTTTATCTACGGAAAAAACAGCCGCCATCTGCGGGAATTTTTTGCTCGGATAAAAGCAGTCGGCGCAGTATTTATCAAAGTGCGTCCCCGCTATTTAGGCGAACCAATCCCCATACAAACTTCACCGGGGAGCGTGACGGACGGTTAA
- a CDS encoding VWA domain-containing protein — MLNFQRPLSFFLLLLLPTFVLLRRTGRLQAVSISLPLGNWNGFVPEKNLRVYLAHRISQYVLAAAFVFAVAALAEPVRQTSEAMYAGSGQALMFVIDTSPSMAAQDMGTQTRLEAAKQIIKSFAEKYEGDSLGLTALGSFAAVLIPPTIDRHTFLTRLDQLQVGEFGDGTAIGMGLASAVLHLTQYSAIPSHIILFTDGDNNTGEVHPRAAADIIKHKKIGFYIIGLGKSGYAPVKYIDPIQKKEISGTLNTVFNEAELQKIAGYGNGRYFSAQSPELLTDIFNRFIQKIPATPPSMTIRKYAYLDGLFLLIAMSCAVGAWLLRRIGMQAVS; from the coding sequence GTGCTGAATTTTCAACGACCGCTTTCTTTTTTCCTCTTGCTGTTACTGCCGACTTTTGTACTGCTCCGGCGGACGGGGAGATTGCAAGCGGTATCAATATCACTGCCGCTTGGAAATTGGAACGGGTTTGTTCCTGAAAAAAATCTGCGGGTGTATCTTGCGCACCGTATCTCCCAGTACGTTCTTGCGGCAGCCTTTGTATTCGCCGTCGCTGCGCTTGCGGAACCGGTACGGCAAACTTCCGAAGCGATGTATGCCGGTTCGGGACAAGCGCTGATGTTTGTCATCGATACCAGCCCCTCGATGGCGGCACAGGACATGGGAACACAGACACGGCTTGAGGCGGCGAAGCAGATTATCAAGTCCTTTGCGGAAAAGTACGAAGGCGACTCATTAGGGCTTACCGCGCTGGGAAGTTTCGCCGCCGTACTCATTCCGCCGACAATCGATCGGCACACGTTTCTGACTCGGTTGGATCAACTGCAAGTCGGTGAATTCGGCGACGGAACGGCAATCGGTATGGGGCTTGCCTCTGCCGTGCTGCATCTGACGCAGTATTCTGCGATCCCCTCACATATCATTCTCTTTACCGACGGAGATAACAACACCGGAGAGGTGCATCCCCGCGCTGCCGCGGATATCATCAAACATAAAAAAATCGGGTTTTACATTATTGGGTTGGGAAAGTCGGGATATGCGCCGGTTAAGTATATCGATCCGATTCAAAAAAAAGAAATTTCCGGTACGCTCAACACCGTGTTTAATGAAGCGGAGTTACAAAAAATCGCCGGTTACGGTAACGGCCGCTATTTTTCGGCACAGTCACCCGAATTATTAACGGATATTTTTAATCGATTTATTCAAAAAATACCGGCGACGCCTCCTTCAATGACCATACGTAAATACGCGTACCTTGACGGGCTGTTTTTATTGATTGCAATGAGCTGCGCGGTAGGAGCATGGCTGCTTCGCAGAATCGGAATGCAGGCGGTGTCATAA
- a CDS encoding vWA domain-containing protein, translated as MIEFEKPFFLLCIIGILPACAVTLYRIKKLKESYAAAGEIHAIIRALRIRTAFWSIGWLFLSIAAAVPLWGTKQTTVVKHGNAVIFAVDISRSMTVADIAPNRLEFAKRYVSFLIERLPETACGLVTIKGLGTLAVPLSFNHQSVLTAAETLSPFNATSAGSNLEHGLRVALEAFPENRLTGKTVVLCTDGGETIGSVPRILPRYRQENVQLIIIGFGTETGGTLSILNEKHESVVQKSVLEESILKRYAEQTLNGSFYISAADLGSAQKVLQSLTEGDAESEKIRYVQKPVRRTFECTAMALLFFCIGLCAGGIRAKKM; from the coding sequence ATGATTGAATTTGAAAAACCGTTTTTCCTGTTGTGCATCATCGGTATTCTGCCTGCCTGCGCCGTTACACTGTATCGCATAAAAAAATTAAAAGAAAGCTACGCGGCGGCGGGAGAGATTCACGCCATTATACGGGCACTGCGAATCCGAACGGCGTTTTGGAGCATCGGCTGGCTGTTTCTCAGTATTGCCGCAGCAGTACCGCTCTGGGGCACAAAACAAACCACCGTAGTCAAACACGGAAATGCGGTCATCTTTGCCGTCGATATTTCGCGCAGTATGACCGTCGCCGACATCGCACCGAACCGGCTTGAATTTGCAAAGCGTTATGTTTCCTTTTTGATAGAGCGCTTGCCGGAAACGGCCTGCGGACTCGTTACGATAAAGGGACTGGGTACGCTTGCCGTACCGTTGAGTTTTAATCATCAGAGTGTACTGACCGCAGCGGAAACACTGTCGCCGTTCAATGCAACCTCGGCGGGAAGCAATCTTGAACACGGACTGCGTGTCGCATTGGAGGCATTCCCCGAAAATCGATTGACCGGAAAAACGGTTGTGCTGTGCACCGACGGCGGTGAAACAATCGGTTCGGTGCCGCGTATTCTTCCGCGGTATCGGCAAGAAAATGTTCAACTGATTATCATCGGCTTTGGAACGGAAACAGGTGGTACGCTTTCCATCCTGAATGAAAAACACGAATCGGTCGTGCAAAAAAGTGTGTTGGAGGAATCTATTCTTAAACGCTATGCGGAGCAAACCTTAAACGGAAGTTTTTATATTTCCGCGGCCGACCTCGGTTCGGCACAGAAAGTGTTGCAATCGCTGACGGAAGGCGATGCCGAAAGCGAGAAAATACGATATGTGCAAAAACCGGTACGGCGGACATTTGAGTGTACGGCGATGGCGCTCCTCTTTTTTTGTATCGGTCTTTGTGCGGGAGGTATCCGTGCTAAAAAAATGTAG
- a CDS encoding tetratricopeptide repeat protein, protein MSFIFLLMTMFVLSGCSAEQQTKIAHVKGTLAWMRSDWNDAVLDFYEAESLAAELSDDTIKPYTDFALASSYLMQGEDEAASGKLQNGFETAPEILRAHRFYQQGIIAFHSKDYAEAAALFRKSLELSGNDMAAKINYELSKKLSDTQREMQHQAPQQTSEDPEADLTDSIILDIIRKREQTEWKKTQRESEPAINDY, encoded by the coding sequence GTGAGTTTTATTTTTTTACTGATGACGATGTTTGTCCTATCGGGCTGTAGCGCAGAACAGCAAACCAAAATTGCACACGTAAAAGGAACACTCGCATGGATGCGGAGCGATTGGAACGATGCCGTGTTGGATTTTTATGAGGCTGAAAGTTTAGCGGCGGAATTATCCGATGACACCATAAAACCGTACACGGATTTTGCGCTTGCCTCTTCATATCTGATGCAGGGAGAGGATGAGGCTGCGTCCGGAAAATTACAAAATGGTTTCGAAACGGCGCCTGAGATTTTACGGGCGCATCGATTTTATCAACAAGGCATTATTGCGTTTCACTCAAAGGATTATGCGGAAGCGGCGGCATTGTTCCGAAAATCATTGGAGCTGTCCGGCAATGACATGGCAGCAAAGATTAATTATGAATTGAGTAAAAAGTTGAGCGACACACAGCGGGAGATGCAGCATCAAGCTCCGCAACAGACGTCCGAAGATCCCGAAGCCGATCTGACGGATTCGATTATCTTAGATATTATTCGCAAAAGAGAGCAAACCGAATGGAAAAAAACACAACGCGAATCGGAACCGGCGATAAACGATTATTAG